In Catenulispora sp. MAP5-51, the following proteins share a genomic window:
- a CDS encoding flavin reductase family protein, with the protein MPETVPPPRTGTAAAAGRAPDAESFLAVLSRLASGVVAVTGLADGGPVGLTVSSFVSVSLDPPLVSFCVARTSRTWPLLRTGGRVCVNILSQEQAVDAARFALRDADRFGGVRWRPSPAGLPVLDGGLAWLECTVQVEHGAGDHDIVVCRVDRLDEGAAESGPLVRFRGAYGRLERV; encoded by the coding sequence ATGCCTGAGACGGTGCCCCCGCCGCGGACCGGGACGGCCGCGGCGGCGGGGCGGGCCCCGGACGCCGAGTCCTTCCTGGCGGTCCTGAGCCGGCTGGCCAGCGGCGTGGTCGCGGTCACCGGCCTGGCCGACGGTGGTCCGGTGGGGCTGACGGTCTCCTCCTTCGTGTCGGTGTCGCTGGACCCTCCGCTGGTGTCCTTCTGCGTCGCCCGGACGAGCCGGACCTGGCCGCTGCTGCGGACCGGCGGCCGGGTGTGCGTCAATATCCTGAGTCAGGAGCAGGCCGTGGACGCCGCCCGGTTCGCACTCCGGGACGCGGACCGCTTCGGCGGGGTGCGCTGGCGGCCCTCGCCGGCCGGCCTGCCGGTCCTGGACGGCGGGCTGGCGTGGCTGGAGTGCACCGTGCAGGTCGAGCACGGCGCCGGCGACCACGACATCGTGGTCTGCCGGGTGGACCGGCTCGACGAGGGCGCCGCCGAGTCCGGTCCGCTGGTCCGGTTCCGGGGCGCGTACGGCCGGCTGGAACGGGTGTGA
- a CDS encoding 3-oxoacyl-ACP synthase III family protein, with the protein MLDAPEVWLLAAGSAFPGPPIDNARLAELFGADDLWQQWVEVFLGTRTRHFAVDLETNEVRHSLADLGRTAAERALAGAGLAAADVDVIVLATSMPDHLMPTTVNVVADRLGIDGVPTFQLQSGCTGAVQALQVARQALVAGGHRTALVIGGDVCAKFLDVDLAPGKVKAADLVNIAMFGDAAGAAVLSTDPTPDAVAVRRLDLRLAGLGRESGHTVQWSGTARRDSDGPAVAEDYKAIEEIVPRMAVETARRVLDELGWADSRVDYLLPPQLSGRMTAKIVERLGLPGAKEISCVRETGNTGNALPFLQLERLLPLVGPGQCVLGVAIESSKWIQSAFALERPGAGVGL; encoded by the coding sequence ATGTTGGACGCACCCGAGGTCTGGTTGCTGGCCGCCGGCAGCGCATTTCCCGGCCCGCCGATAGACAACGCCAGGCTCGCCGAGCTCTTCGGCGCCGACGACTTGTGGCAGCAGTGGGTCGAGGTGTTCCTGGGCACCCGCACCCGGCACTTCGCGGTCGACCTCGAGACCAACGAGGTCCGGCACAGCCTGGCCGACCTCGGCCGGACCGCCGCCGAGCGGGCGCTGGCCGGGGCCGGCCTGGCCGCCGCGGACGTGGACGTGATCGTGCTCGCCACCTCGATGCCCGACCATCTGATGCCGACCACCGTGAACGTGGTCGCCGACCGGCTGGGCATCGACGGCGTGCCGACCTTCCAGCTGCAGTCCGGCTGCACCGGCGCGGTCCAGGCGCTCCAGGTCGCCCGGCAGGCGCTGGTGGCCGGCGGCCACCGCACGGCGCTGGTGATCGGCGGCGACGTGTGCGCCAAGTTCCTGGACGTGGATCTGGCGCCGGGCAAGGTGAAGGCCGCGGATCTGGTCAACATCGCGATGTTCGGCGACGCGGCCGGGGCGGCGGTGCTCAGCACCGATCCGACCCCGGACGCCGTGGCGGTGCGCCGGCTGGACCTCCGGCTGGCCGGGCTCGGCCGGGAGTCGGGCCACACCGTCCAGTGGTCGGGGACCGCGCGGCGGGACTCCGACGGGCCGGCCGTCGCAGAGGACTACAAAGCCATCGAGGAGATCGTGCCGCGGATGGCCGTGGAGACCGCCCGGCGCGTGCTCGACGAGCTCGGCTGGGCCGACTCGCGGGTGGACTACCTGCTGCCGCCGCAGCTGTCCGGGCGGATGACCGCGAAGATCGTGGAGCGGCTGGGGCTGCCGGGCGCGAAGGAGATCAGCTGCGTCCGGGAGACCGGGAACACCGGCAACGCCCTGCCGTTCCTGCAACTGGAGCGGCTGCTGCCGCTGGTCGGTCCCGGCCAGTGCGTGCTGGGGGTCGCGATCGAGTCGAGCAAGTGGATCCAGTCGGCGTTCGCGCTGGAGCGGCCCGGGGCCGGCGTGGGCCTGTGA
- a CDS encoding AAA family ATPase: protein MNNPRFDNPMAAALAALADSAALADAAFALTSTPGAVGGVRAEQWRRLEAALAAARAGSARVVELAGEPGSGKTRLLNELSATATRAGVRVLTGRCTEQDRDLLLHLLSVLPAVAVGAEDVPAFPPPARDPVAEHGPGRSPDLGAASLAQPGGSDIATRLSAARAALSRHTRVPLVLILDDFHWAGEDSVEIVDHLLRWPLDAPLLLVVAHRPAQSGARLRSSLAHCAELGTAERIELRPLTLAEAVRMLGLPAADDVLRTLHETSAGNPHVLAMLAEMDRTPMPGGLALPQDGLFNQFTARVLGETALLDAWEQAVLDAAIVLGAQAGPDYLAAVSGLDYDAACVAVAGLVRRDLLRPAAGSNRFGLRHALLRRALYPRLSPWWREPAHRRAAAFLAERNAPAAEQAAQLELCGDLSAPKDLQVLIQAAAECVRTEPRMAVHWCRVALRSLEQSDAAADRRAEVMLLLARTLGGCGRLQESRDLLHEILRLVPEPVHIRALAASLCAVVEYLLGHRPEARALLAAEAEHAESYPRRDSARLLIEHALLCIGGQAQLGPGRLAEVYASVARGGVDRVTEAGALVLRALDDVLGGRYAESDVSIEVCQAKIDSLSDPALADNLFYISALAWAELYTARFADAERHFRRAIAIAESSGNLVVIPMFLNGLLYVDLYVGPLDIVDTENWGGESLAAGPASTVRTVTLALESMHALWTDVEDDTRGLRLAEESYSAFPDAAGVCGRASSILATASANALDGDVSRCMALLLTSGGGTGLPNLPEVLRPMSFELLTYAAAAAGNSTAEDWSARAWTAAEAWPMPHQRGYALAARAHVARRRGEYRAAAETYTRAADLFGTVTMARTRARILLLAAACLAEAGELGQADAAYRLAEELGRDCGAVRLSHDARRMRGRLAEHRPAEPDRTEIKRKLSALTNREREIAIAASTGRKTREIAADLHLSPRTVDVHLTRIYRKLDLTSRAALAKLITEMELRVAV, encoded by the coding sequence GTGAACAATCCCCGTTTCGACAATCCGATGGCGGCCGCTCTGGCGGCCCTGGCTGATTCGGCGGCGCTGGCCGACGCCGCCTTCGCCCTCACTTCGACCCCTGGTGCCGTCGGCGGAGTACGCGCCGAGCAGTGGCGCCGCCTGGAAGCCGCGCTGGCCGCCGCACGCGCCGGATCGGCGCGCGTCGTGGAGCTGGCCGGCGAGCCGGGCAGCGGCAAGACCCGGCTGCTCAACGAGCTGAGCGCGACCGCGACCCGCGCCGGTGTCAGGGTTCTGACCGGGCGGTGCACCGAGCAGGACCGCGACCTGCTGCTGCACCTGCTCTCGGTGCTGCCGGCGGTGGCGGTGGGCGCCGAGGACGTGCCGGCGTTCCCGCCGCCGGCCCGGGACCCGGTCGCCGAGCACGGGCCGGGCCGGTCGCCGGACCTGGGTGCCGCGAGCCTGGCGCAGCCCGGCGGGTCGGACATCGCGACGCGCCTGAGCGCCGCCCGCGCGGCGCTGAGCCGGCACACCCGCGTGCCGCTGGTGCTGATCCTGGACGACTTCCACTGGGCCGGCGAGGACTCGGTGGAGATCGTCGACCATCTGCTGCGCTGGCCCCTGGACGCGCCGCTGCTGCTGGTGGTGGCGCATCGGCCGGCGCAAAGCGGCGCGCGGCTGCGCAGCAGCCTGGCGCACTGCGCCGAACTGGGCACCGCGGAGCGGATCGAGCTGCGGCCGCTGACCCTGGCCGAGGCGGTCCGGATGCTCGGCCTGCCCGCCGCGGACGACGTGCTGCGGACGCTGCACGAGACGAGCGCCGGCAACCCCCACGTGCTGGCGATGCTCGCCGAGATGGACCGCACGCCGATGCCCGGCGGACTGGCGCTGCCGCAGGACGGCCTGTTCAACCAGTTCACCGCCCGGGTCCTCGGCGAGACGGCGCTGCTGGACGCCTGGGAGCAGGCGGTGCTCGACGCCGCCATCGTGCTCGGCGCGCAGGCCGGCCCGGACTATCTGGCCGCGGTGTCCGGCCTGGACTACGACGCGGCCTGCGTCGCGGTGGCCGGCCTGGTCCGCCGGGACCTGCTGCGCCCGGCCGCCGGCAGCAACCGCTTCGGGCTGCGCCACGCGCTGCTGCGCCGGGCGCTCTACCCGCGGCTGTCGCCCTGGTGGCGCGAGCCGGCCCACCGGCGGGCCGCGGCCTTCCTGGCCGAGCGCAACGCCCCGGCCGCCGAGCAGGCCGCGCAGCTGGAGCTGTGCGGCGACCTGTCGGCTCCGAAGGATCTCCAGGTCCTGATCCAGGCGGCGGCCGAGTGCGTGCGCACCGAACCGCGGATGGCGGTGCACTGGTGCCGCGTCGCGCTGCGCTCCCTGGAGCAGAGCGACGCCGCGGCCGACCGCCGCGCCGAGGTGATGCTGCTGCTGGCCCGCACCCTCGGCGGCTGCGGCCGGCTCCAGGAGAGCCGGGACCTGCTGCACGAGATCCTGCGCCTGGTGCCCGAGCCGGTGCACATCCGGGCGCTCGCGGCGTCGCTGTGCGCGGTCGTGGAGTACCTGCTGGGGCACCGGCCGGAGGCGCGGGCGCTGCTGGCCGCCGAGGCCGAGCACGCCGAGTCCTATCCGCGCCGGGACAGCGCGCGGCTGCTGATCGAGCACGCCCTGCTGTGCATCGGCGGCCAGGCGCAGCTGGGGCCGGGCCGGCTGGCCGAGGTGTACGCCTCCGTCGCCCGCGGCGGCGTGGACCGGGTCACCGAGGCCGGCGCGCTGGTGCTGCGGGCCCTGGACGACGTGCTCGGCGGCCGCTACGCCGAGTCCGACGTCAGCATCGAGGTCTGCCAGGCCAAGATCGACAGCCTGTCGGACCCGGCGCTGGCCGACAACCTCTTCTACATCAGTGCCCTGGCTTGGGCCGAGCTGTACACCGCGCGCTTCGCCGACGCCGAGCGGCATTTCCGGCGGGCCATCGCGATCGCCGAGAGCTCGGGGAACCTCGTGGTCATCCCGATGTTCCTCAATGGTCTGCTTTACGTGGACCTGTACGTCGGGCCGCTGGACATCGTGGACACCGAGAACTGGGGCGGCGAATCGCTGGCCGCGGGCCCGGCCTCGACCGTGCGGACGGTGACCCTGGCGCTGGAGTCGATGCACGCGCTGTGGACCGACGTCGAGGACGACACCCGCGGGCTGCGCCTGGCCGAGGAGTCGTACTCGGCCTTCCCGGACGCCGCGGGCGTGTGCGGCCGGGCCAGCTCGATCCTGGCCACGGCCAGCGCCAACGCCCTGGACGGCGACGTCTCGCGCTGCATGGCGCTGCTGTTGACCAGCGGCGGCGGAACCGGCCTGCCGAACCTGCCGGAGGTCCTGCGCCCGATGTCCTTCGAGTTGCTCACCTACGCCGCCGCGGCCGCCGGGAACTCCACCGCCGAGGACTGGTCGGCCCGGGCCTGGACGGCGGCCGAGGCGTGGCCGATGCCGCACCAGCGGGGCTACGCGCTGGCCGCCCGGGCCCACGTGGCGCGCCGCCGCGGCGAGTACCGCGCCGCCGCTGAGACCTACACCCGCGCCGCGGACCTGTTCGGGACGGTCACCATGGCCCGGACCCGGGCCAGGATCCTGCTGCTGGCCGCGGCCTGTCTGGCCGAGGCCGGCGAGCTGGGCCAGGCCGACGCCGCCTACCGGCTGGCCGAGGAGCTGGGCCGGGACTGCGGTGCGGTCCGGCTCAGCCACGACGCGCGCCGGATGCGCGGCCGGCTGGCCGAGCACCGCCCGGCCGAGCCGGACCGCACCGAGATCAAGCGCAAGCTGTCCGCGCTGACCAACCGGGAGCGGGAGATAGCCATCGCCGCGAGCACCGGGAGGAAGACCCGGGAGATCGCCGCGGATCTGCACCTGAGCCCGCGGACCGTGGACGTCCACCTGACCCGGATCTACCGCAAGCTGGACCTGACCTCACGGGCCGCGCTGGCCAAGCTGATCACCGAGATGGAGCTGCGGGTCGCGGTGTAG
- a CDS encoding LLM class flavin-dependent oxidoreductase — protein MPTIPSRVPVSILDTAPIGVQSTPADVLGATRALAQHAEGLGFTRFWTAEHHNAPSIAASSPAVVAAALGQATTRIRVGTGGILLPNHPALVAAEQLSTLAALHPGRVDFGIGRAGSDRRVAAALGLGPDSDDFPRRIEDLLGYLSAGTAGESYKGLIAAPGFTGRPALWLLGSSTFSAELAAHLGLPFGFGHHFRPDFTLAALDVYRREFRPSAVLDRPYAFVAVQVICGRDEEHAAYLSGPVALTFLRMQSAPPERLPTFEQAAAYSWSARELKAREQIFAAQAVGGPEAVSERLADILATTEADELMITSIVPDGPETIDSVTRVREMFGADELPLGLAL, from the coding sequence ATGCCGACCATTCCCTCCCGCGTGCCCGTGTCCATTCTCGATACCGCGCCGATCGGCGTCCAGTCCACCCCGGCCGACGTGCTGGGCGCCACCCGGGCGCTCGCGCAGCACGCGGAAGGACTCGGATTCACCCGCTTCTGGACGGCCGAGCACCACAACGCGCCCAGCATCGCCGCGTCCTCCCCGGCGGTGGTCGCCGCCGCGCTGGGCCAGGCCACCACCCGGATCCGGGTCGGCACCGGCGGGATCCTGCTGCCCAACCACCCGGCGCTGGTCGCCGCCGAGCAGCTGTCCACGCTGGCCGCCCTGCACCCCGGGCGCGTCGACTTCGGGATCGGCCGGGCCGGCTCGGACCGCCGGGTCGCCGCGGCCCTGGGCCTGGGACCGGACTCCGACGACTTCCCGCGCCGGATCGAGGACCTGCTCGGCTACCTCAGCGCCGGTACCGCCGGGGAGTCCTACAAGGGCCTGATCGCAGCCCCCGGATTCACCGGCCGTCCGGCCCTGTGGCTGCTGGGCTCCAGCACCTTCAGCGCCGAACTCGCCGCCCACCTCGGCCTGCCGTTCGGCTTCGGCCACCACTTCCGGCCGGACTTCACGCTGGCGGCCCTGGACGTCTACCGGCGCGAGTTCCGGCCCTCGGCGGTCCTGGACCGGCCTTACGCGTTCGTCGCCGTCCAGGTGATCTGCGGCCGGGACGAGGAGCACGCCGCGTATCTGTCGGGCCCGGTGGCCCTGACCTTCCTGCGGATGCAGTCGGCGCCGCCGGAGCGCCTGCCCACCTTCGAGCAGGCCGCCGCCTACTCCTGGTCGGCGCGCGAGCTGAAGGCGCGCGAGCAGATCTTCGCGGCCCAGGCCGTCGGCGGCCCGGAGGCGGTGAGCGAACGGCTGGCGGACATCCTGGCGACCACCGAGGCCGACGAGCTCATGATCACCAGCATCGTGCCGGACGGGCCGGAGACCATCGACTCGGTCACCCGGGTGCGGGAGATGTTCGGCGCCGACGAGCTGCCGCTGGGCTTGGCCCTGTAG
- a CDS encoding BTAD domain-containing putative transcriptional regulator has protein sequence MRYEILGPLRLVDGGVTSAPSARKMAVVLGALLVRAEQVVSAEQLMAEIWHDDPPRSASASLYVHISQLRKFLHRPGRPNPIATRRPGYLLHIGADEFDVHDFQDLAEIGRRHVRTGRHEEAAHCFDEALRLWRGPALGDLRDGPIGASFTTWLEETRLECLELRIDSGLALGRHRELVGRLYSLTSENPLRETFHHQLMLALYRSERQADALAAYQAARAVLNEQLGLEPGRALRHLQQAILASDDGLDLPGTRGKHAARPVHPVIPAQSSGSLGVLRREPRPLRRSPDPERDAESVAVHAACDCPPGRPHGHHRSGAGGARLRPAR, from the coding sequence ATGCGATACGAGATCCTCGGACCGTTGCGCCTGGTGGACGGGGGCGTCACCTCCGCACCGAGTGCACGGAAGATGGCAGTGGTGCTCGGCGCCCTGCTGGTTCGGGCCGAACAGGTCGTCTCCGCCGAACAGCTGATGGCGGAGATCTGGCACGACGACCCGCCCCGCAGCGCGTCAGCGTCCTTGTATGTCCACATCTCCCAATTACGCAAATTCCTCCACCGCCCGGGCCGGCCGAACCCCATAGCCACCCGCCGGCCCGGCTACCTGTTGCACATCGGCGCCGACGAGTTCGACGTCCACGACTTCCAGGACCTGGCCGAGATCGGCCGCCGCCACGTCCGCACCGGCCGGCACGAGGAGGCGGCCCACTGCTTCGACGAGGCGCTGCGGCTGTGGCGCGGGCCGGCTCTGGGCGATCTGCGCGACGGGCCGATCGGCGCCAGCTTCACCACCTGGCTGGAGGAGACCCGGCTGGAGTGCCTGGAGCTGCGGATCGATTCGGGGCTGGCGCTGGGCCGGCACCGCGAGCTGGTCGGGCGCCTGTACTCCCTGACCTCGGAGAACCCGCTGCGCGAGACCTTCCACCACCAGCTGATGCTGGCGCTGTACCGCTCGGAGCGGCAGGCGGACGCCCTGGCCGCGTACCAGGCGGCGCGCGCCGTGCTGAACGAACAGCTCGGCCTGGAACCCGGACGCGCACTGCGGCACCTGCAGCAGGCGATCCTGGCCTCCGACGACGGCCTGGATCTGCCGGGGACCCGCGGCAAGCACGCGGCACGCCCGGTGCACCCCGTGATCCCGGCGCAGAGCTCTGGTTCCCTGGGTGTCCTGCGGCGCGAGCCGCGTCCGCTGCGCCGCTCGCCGGATCCGGAGCGGGATGCGGAGAGCGTGGCGGTCCACGCCGCGTGCGACTGCCCGCCGGGAAGGCCGCACGGTCATCACCGGAGCGGAGCCGGTGGGGCGCGGCTTCGTCCGGCGAGGTAA
- a CDS encoding NAD-dependent epimerase/dehydratase family protein yields the protein MDIVGNGFLAAVMDRIGSSHPGVTALAAGVSTGVQVPESDYEREADLVRTVADHCRRKGRLLLYPSTASAGIYGAPGCTGREQEKVVPVSRYGWHKLEMEELIGSSGADYLILRLGNVTGPAQPRHQLVPAMVDQVRSGRVRVHRAAYRDLVDAADVAWITDALLAAGAAGEVVNISSGMPVPIEMILRRLECGLGIHPRHEYVDAPSGRYAVSLAKLRRLVPAVGALGFGPYYYRTVVDRYLSAEASELDAAGAPLPAGAR from the coding sequence ATGGACATCGTCGGCAACGGTTTCCTGGCGGCCGTCATGGACCGGATCGGATCGTCGCACCCCGGCGTGACCGCGCTCGCGGCCGGGGTGTCGACCGGGGTGCAGGTCCCCGAATCGGACTACGAGCGCGAGGCGGACCTGGTGCGCACGGTCGCCGACCACTGCCGGCGCAAAGGCCGGCTGCTGCTGTATCCGTCCACTGCGTCGGCCGGGATCTACGGGGCACCGGGCTGTACCGGCCGGGAACAGGAGAAGGTCGTACCGGTCAGCCGCTACGGCTGGCACAAACTGGAGATGGAGGAGCTGATCGGCTCCTCGGGCGCCGACTATCTGATTCTGCGGCTCGGCAACGTCACCGGACCCGCGCAGCCCCGGCACCAGCTGGTACCGGCCATGGTCGACCAGGTGCGCTCCGGCCGGGTGCGGGTGCACCGTGCGGCCTACCGGGACCTGGTCGACGCCGCCGACGTCGCCTGGATCACCGACGCCTTGCTCGCCGCCGGCGCGGCCGGCGAGGTGGTCAACATCTCCTCGGGCATGCCGGTGCCGATCGAGATGATCCTGCGGCGGCTCGAATGCGGCCTCGGGATCCATCCGCGGCACGAGTACGTCGACGCGCCGTCCGGGCGCTACGCCGTCTCCCTGGCCAAACTGCGCAGGCTGGTGCCCGCGGTCGGCGCGCTGGGATTCGGGCCCTACTACTACCGCACGGTCGTCGACCGGTACCTCAGTGCCGAGGCGTCCGAGCTCGACGCGGCCGGCGCGCCGCTGCCGGCCGGCGCGAGATAA
- a CDS encoding ABC transporter substrate-binding protein translates to MSQTSWTSRGPGHTGPPGRGLRLGAVLAALTFCAATACASASSSSSASAKPVSGGTLVYASDQLPDCLDPAVSPKDVVGVIDRGIVDSLVSEAPDGTLHPWLATSWTVSPSGTEYTFKLRSGVTFQDGTPFDASAVKATLDHVLARATASQYAASLLGPFTGASVVDPGTVRITLSAPFAPLLQALSTPYLGIQSPAALKGSQSQLCAHPVGSGPFSFVSWTKPTSLVLKNNPHYAWAPPDAPHQGAAYLDGVTFQFNTTDASRFGSLTSGQSDLVEDVPPVDVKTLKAQPSLKLLSGQQPGAVYTIGLNTAKGPLADQRVREALQRSIDLDQLVNSLYFGQYARAWSMLSPTTPDYDASLEKSWPYDPALAGQLLDQAGWTGRDASGYRTKDGATLALRWPVTGARQDRSALAQGIQAEAKQAGIRIDYVNEDSGTYLKDLISANLDLVDSSFMRDEPDILRHFYASGQTTRKGGANEFGLSVPQLDQWLEGGAASGDPAVRKQDYAQAQQYIINQALAIPVYVPTALLGYRTAVHGLTLSADKTPEFYGVWKSR, encoded by the coding sequence ATGTCCCAGACGTCCTGGACGTCCCGTGGCCCCGGGCATACGGGCCCGCCCGGCCGCGGTCTGCGGCTCGGCGCCGTCCTGGCGGCGCTGACCTTCTGCGCCGCCACGGCCTGCGCCTCCGCTTCCTCGTCCTCGTCGGCCTCGGCCAAGCCGGTGTCCGGCGGCACCCTCGTCTACGCCTCCGACCAGCTGCCGGACTGCCTGGATCCGGCGGTCAGCCCGAAGGACGTGGTCGGGGTCATCGACCGCGGGATCGTGGACTCCCTGGTCTCCGAGGCCCCGGACGGGACGCTGCACCCCTGGCTCGCCACGAGCTGGACGGTCTCGCCCTCCGGCACCGAGTACACCTTCAAACTCCGCTCCGGAGTGACCTTCCAGGACGGCACCCCCTTCGACGCCTCCGCGGTGAAGGCCACGCTCGACCACGTGCTCGCCCGGGCCACGGCGTCCCAGTACGCCGCCAGCCTGCTCGGGCCGTTCACCGGGGCGAGCGTGGTGGACCCGGGGACCGTCCGGATCACGCTGTCCGCACCTTTCGCGCCGCTGCTGCAGGCACTGAGCACGCCTTATCTGGGCATCCAGTCGCCGGCCGCGCTCAAGGGCAGTCAGAGCCAGCTGTGCGCGCACCCCGTCGGCTCCGGGCCGTTCTCGTTCGTCAGCTGGACCAAGCCGACCAGCCTGGTGCTGAAGAACAACCCGCACTACGCCTGGGCGCCGCCGGACGCGCCGCACCAGGGCGCGGCCTACCTGGACGGCGTCACGTTCCAGTTCAACACCACCGACGCCAGCCGGTTCGGCTCGCTCACCAGCGGCCAGTCGGACCTGGTGGAGGACGTCCCGCCGGTGGACGTCAAGACCCTGAAGGCGCAGCCGTCCCTGAAACTGCTCAGCGGACAGCAGCCCGGCGCGGTCTACACGATCGGCCTGAACACCGCCAAGGGCCCGCTGGCCGACCAGCGGGTGCGCGAGGCGCTCCAGCGCTCGATCGACCTGGACCAACTGGTGAACTCGCTGTACTTCGGCCAGTACGCGCGGGCCTGGAGCATGCTCAGCCCCACGACCCCCGACTACGACGCCTCGCTGGAGAAGAGCTGGCCCTACGACCCGGCGCTGGCCGGGCAGCTGCTCGACCAGGCCGGCTGGACCGGCCGCGACGCGTCCGGGTACCGGACCAAGGACGGCGCCACACTGGCTCTGCGCTGGCCGGTCACCGGTGCCCGGCAGGACCGCTCCGCGCTGGCCCAGGGCATCCAGGCCGAGGCGAAGCAGGCCGGCATCCGGATCGACTACGTCAACGAGGACTCGGGCACCTATCTCAAGGACCTGATCAGCGCGAACCTCGACCTGGTCGACTCCAGCTTCATGCGCGACGAGCCGGACATCCTGCGCCACTTCTACGCCTCGGGCCAGACCACCAGAAAGGGCGGCGCCAACGAGTTCGGGCTCTCGGTCCCGCAGCTGGACCAGTGGCTCGAGGGCGGAGCGGCCAGCGGTGACCCGGCGGTACGCAAGCAGGACTACGCACAAGCCCAGCAGTACATCATCAACCAGGCGCTGGCGATCCCGGTCTACGTACCGACCGCGTTGCTGGGCTACCGTACGGCGGTCCATGGGCTGACCCTGTCGGCGGACAAGACCCCGGAGTTCTACGGCGTCTGGAAGTCCCGGTGA
- a CDS encoding ABC transporter permease, with translation MTERAGAAWLARRLALGVLVVFGAATVAFAAFHLVPGDPVRVLLGGQTPTPDQLAEVRGRLGYDRPILAQYASFIGQLLRGDLGYSFQAQEPVSHLIGSQLPQTLELAAAALALALAASAALAVATAGRRPVLRGVSGLLELIAISTPGFWVGVLLLTFFSFRLRLFPAVGSQGVGSLVLPSVTLAIGLVGVFTQVLRAGIERALDEPFVLSSRARGTGQGAVRRRHALPHALVPLISLSGWTVGALLSGSVIIETIFSRQGLGRVVATAVAGRDLPVITGVTVVSAVGFTLVSVFVDWLSRVVDPRLREVAI, from the coding sequence GTGACCGAGCGCGCCGGCGCCGCCTGGCTGGCGCGCCGGCTGGCGCTGGGCGTGCTGGTCGTCTTCGGCGCGGCCACCGTGGCCTTCGCCGCCTTCCACCTGGTGCCCGGCGACCCGGTCAGGGTGCTGCTCGGCGGCCAGACACCGACGCCGGACCAGCTCGCCGAGGTGCGCGGCCGGCTCGGGTACGACCGGCCGATCCTGGCCCAGTACGCGAGCTTCATCGGGCAGTTGCTGCGCGGCGACCTCGGGTACTCCTTCCAGGCCCAGGAACCGGTGTCGCATCTGATCGGCAGCCAGCTGCCGCAGACCCTGGAGCTGGCCGCCGCCGCGTTGGCCCTGGCGCTGGCCGCCTCGGCGGCCCTGGCCGTGGCCACCGCCGGGCGGCGCCCGGTCCTGCGCGGCGTGTCCGGCCTGCTGGAGCTGATCGCGATCTCGACGCCGGGGTTCTGGGTCGGGGTGCTGCTGCTGACCTTCTTCTCCTTCCGGCTCCGGCTGTTCCCGGCGGTCGGGTCGCAGGGCGTCGGCTCCCTGGTCCTGCCCTCCGTCACCCTGGCCATCGGCCTGGTCGGCGTCTTCACCCAGGTGCTGCGCGCCGGGATCGAGCGGGCGCTGGACGAGCCGTTCGTGCTCAGCTCGCGCGCCCGGGGGACCGGGCAGGGCGCGGTGCGGCGGCGGCACGCGCTGCCGCACGCGCTGGTCCCGCTCATCTCGCTGTCCGGCTGGACCGTCGGCGCGCTGCTGAGCGGCTCGGTGATCATCGAGACCATCTTCTCCCGGCAGGGCCTGGGGCGGGTCGTCGCCACCGCCGTGGCCGGCCGCGACCTGCCGGTGATCACCGGGGTGACGGTGGTGTCCGCGGTGGGCTTCACGCTGGTGTCGGTGTTCGTGGACTGGCTCTCCCGGGTCGTGGACCCCCGGCTGCGGGAGGTCGCGATATGA